In Archocentrus centrarchus isolate MPI-CPG fArcCen1 chromosome 24, fArcCen1, whole genome shotgun sequence, one DNA window encodes the following:
- the LOC115774506 gene encoding uncharacterized protein LOC115774506, which yields MKIILVFVILAHISQNASGVEVVVYEEEEESVLLPCQRPAPLSKDDVVVWRRDDLNPAIVHTLIEEHSDLRNQNPRYTNRTSVQKEALQTGDLSLFLRNPTISDSGTYTCTTRSFGEDRTTTEVQLKVKGPPPRWPKVLAAVLVSLVFLVIAAGVFLGLVYKRMKKTEGFQVKIVKVTEGADSVVLPFESKKCRRKDVRVEWTRIQDKEVKVIVYERGHAQHQKKDKFFRRRSSMKKDPWATGVANLTLRNLCFDDGGVYICTVYKDEKVLEKKVVVLLVKEGWLKTIKGLFQSGTESGGASTAPGSSPLTQQLSSLQSLSDLP from the exons TTTCCCAGAATGCCTCAGGGGTGGAGGTGGTTGTatatgaggaggaggaggagtctgtcctgctgccctgtCAGCGTCCTGCTCCTTTATCTAAAGATGATGTCGTTGTTTGGAGACGTGATGATCTGAATCCTGCAATTGTTCACACTCTCATCGAGGAACACAGTGACCTTAGAAACCAGAACCCTCGTTACACCAACAGAACATCAGTCCAGAAGGAAGCCCTGCAGACCGGAGACCTGAGCCTCTTTTTGAGAAACCCTACAATCTCTGACAGCGgaacctacacctgcaccaccCGCAGCTTCGGAGAGGACAGGACCACAACTGAAGTAcaactgaaggtcaaag gACCTCCTCCACGCTGGCCCAAAGTTCTTGCAGCTGTCCTAGTTTCCCTGGTTTTCCTTGTTATTGCTGCTGGTGTCTTCCTGGGTCTTGTATATAAAAGGATGAAGAAAACtgaag GCTTCCAGGTCAAAATAGTGAAAGTGACAGAGGGGGCAGATTCTGTTGTTCTGCCCTTTGAATCAAAAAAATGCAGGCGTAAGGACGTCAGAGTGGAGTGGACACGTATCCAAGACAAAGAAGTGAAGGTCATCGTATATGAGCGGGGTCACGCTCAGCAtcagaaaaaagacaaatttttCCGACGCCGCTCATCGATGAAGAAGGACCCGTGGGCTACAGGAGTCGCCAACCTGACTCTGAGAAACCTTTGCTTTGATGATGGAGGTGTTTACATCTGCACCGTCTACAAGGATGAAAAggttctggaaaaaaaagtagtgGTGCTCTTAGTCAAAG agggATGGCTGAAAACCATCAAAGGTTTATTCCAGAGTGGCACAGAAAGCGGTGGCGCCTCCACTGCTCCAGGTTCTTCTCCTCTAACACAGCAACTCAGTTCACTGCAGAGTCTCTCTGACTTACCTTAA